The following proteins are co-located in the Amyelois transitella isolate CPQ chromosome W, ilAmyTran1.1, whole genome shotgun sequence genome:
- the LOC132904103 gene encoding uncharacterized protein LOC132904103, with protein MDFDVEKFISEIQSRSAIWDMKSTQYSDRLLKLKQWEEIVTLYLEPGQTSDKEKKELAVRWKNNAYNCSTAIQLEMSITVMQIGKGTPRGQVSETIYFFITGRSLEIKWKNLRDAFMKECRSQKNIKSGAGAKKNNQYRFYNQLLFLKSYAGKNKTQNSLSAGDDESVGEGNESVGGPYEDRALGTKRKKSDPAEEMTRENRYPENFNKQKRKRRRS; from the exons atggattTCGATGTCGAAAAGTTTATTTCAGAGATTCAAAGTCGCTCTGCTATCTGGGACATGAAAAGCACACAATATAGTGATAGACTCCTAAAACTGAAACAATGGGAAGAAATTGTTACCTTATATTTGGAGCCAGGACAAACTTCTgacaaagaaaagaaagaactcg CAGTAAGATGGAAAAATAATGCTTATAATTGTAGTACAGCGATCCAGTTAGAGATG TCGATAACTGTAATGCAGATCGGTAAAGGAACACCCCGTGGCCAGGTATctgaaacaatatatttttttattacagggCGCTCGCTAGAAATAAAGTGGAAAAACCTTCGAGACGCCTTCATGAAGGAGTGTCGAagccaaaaaaatataaagagcgGAGCAGGAGctaagaaaaataatcagtatagattttataatcaattgttatttttaaaatcttacgctggaaaaaataaaactcagAACAGTTTGTCTGCAGGAGACGATGAATCAGTCGGGGAAGGTAATGAATCAGTTGGAGGACCATATGAAGACAGAGCCTTAGGTactaaaagaaagaaatctGATCCTGCTGAAGAAATGACGCGAGAGAATCGATACCCTGAAAacttcaataaacaaaaaagaaaacgaaGAAGATCCTGA